The Niastella koreensis GR20-10 genome includes a window with the following:
- a CDS encoding aldo/keto reductase: MKIKQIALGNQGLVVPLIGLGCMGMTGFEEGHMYGPADEQEAISTIHRSLELGGNFLDTADLYGPLKNEQLIAKAISGKRDQYILASKFGWEIDDNNKLTWAINGKKEYVRKSLERSLKNLKTDYIDLYYLHRLDKNTPIEETVEAMAKLVQEGKVGYLGLSEVSSETVKRAHAVHPITAVQSEYSLFERTVEERGVLTTLKELGIGFVAYSPLGRGFLSGQIKSIDDLPENDFRRAIPRFQGEMFNKNIELVKAIEAMAKARRVTSSQLALAWIMSKGILPIPGTKRRNYLEQNIAATTIVLTQADLSQLESIVPLGTDTGAPYDEFSMGLID; the protein is encoded by the coding sequence ATGAAAATAAAACAAATAGCATTAGGCAACCAGGGTTTAGTAGTGCCTTTGATCGGCCTCGGCTGTATGGGCATGACAGGTTTTGAAGAAGGGCATATGTACGGTCCTGCGGATGAGCAGGAAGCCATCTCGACGATCCATCGTTCTCTTGAGTTAGGCGGTAATTTCCTAGATACTGCCGATCTGTACGGACCGCTGAAGAATGAGCAGTTGATCGCTAAAGCGATCAGTGGCAAACGTGATCAGTATATTCTGGCGAGTAAGTTTGGCTGGGAGATCGATGATAACAATAAGCTAACCTGGGCCATCAATGGTAAGAAAGAGTATGTAAGGAAATCTTTGGAGCGTTCGCTCAAAAATCTGAAAACGGATTACATCGATCTGTATTACCTGCACCGCCTGGATAAAAATACGCCGATCGAGGAAACGGTTGAGGCGATGGCTAAGCTGGTTCAGGAAGGTAAAGTGGGGTATCTCGGTTTATCGGAAGTTTCGTCCGAAACGGTTAAGCGGGCACATGCCGTGCACCCGATCACTGCCGTACAAAGCGAGTATTCTTTATTCGAGCGGACGGTGGAAGAACGAGGGGTTTTAACAACCTTAAAGGAATTGGGTATTGGTTTTGTAGCTTACTCACCACTGGGCCGTGGATTCTTATCCGGACAGATCAAAAGCATCGACGACCTGCCGGAGAATGATTTTCGCAGAGCGATCCCGCGTTTTCAGGGTGAAATGTTTAATAAAAATATTGAATTGGTTAAGGCAATTGAAGCTATGGCTAAAGCCAGGCGCGTCACTTCTTCGCAGCTGGCTTTAGCCTGGATCATGAGCAAAGGCATCCTGCCGATCCCGGGAACGAAACGCCGGAATTACCTGGAGCAAAACATTGCGGCAACAACTATTGTATTAACTCAGGCGGATCTATCACAACTGGAAAGTATCGTGCCTTTAGGTACGGATACCGGCGCGCCTTATGATGAGTTCAGTATGGGCTTAATTGATTAA
- a CDS encoding SusC/RagA family TonB-linked outer membrane protein — translation MQKLTLLLFVSFITCLSVRAQDHLLKGKVLDAESKTLLPHASVRAIGDVSSQISANDGTFSLTVKGKIILVISYTGYKSQTINVPDSQTTIDVLLQKETDALGEVVVIGYGKQAKKDVTSAISSISGKELKELPVTNINAALQSRIPGMQVTNAGHEPGAGTNVRIRGINTITQGTGPIYVVDGVVVTYDLREINPNDVESIDVLKDASAAAIYGSRAAEGVVIITTKRAASGRTTVSYDGYYGVQKMIKTYDFVDNIDDYVKMRRAGLSDEDPVAWPMGPGIDTLLFNGDERRNMAARKWTDWVGLVTHTAPQQSHTLSISNGVGKNKLYLSGNYLNQDGIIKGSNFVRYSLKANVESEINAKLKIGVNTNFSHIKNDVTSNEVYYNAVTISPLMSAYDSAGNPSANIDPSSGNLLFNNPVTLTQSPVHTVDDRFLGNIFGEYKIIKGLTFRSSFGIDVYKDQRFEYYPRTTSTGFSKKGVAKIQNFGWRDYLWENTLAYSYSPAADHVFDFLAGATYQQRRQEWNYEEASGFPTDDLTYKNMSLASSRDNISSDYFNWSVASLLGRVIYKFKGRYILNGTIRRDGSSRFGAENRYGYFPSVSGAWRVIEEPFMGLRVRSVINDFKIRAGYGVVGNQEIPIDAIYTRMNPAAYPFTGTAPQTSGFQLGTGTQGNPGLKWESQQQFNTGFDLAFAKNRVKVTFDYYNKNIHDLLLNNPLSPSQGFDNKWINVSEMNTRGIDLDLKVSIIETHNFNWQMDINWSKFRSKITKLLPGVDSLSPYLKVGEAPNSLIVDYVYDGLYQKGDDFSLNPGARPGDVRVKDLDGNGKINQYDRTIVGRTTPKGWGGIWSYWRYKQFSMTVFANYTYGQKLANKAYQDYLYYSSKTATRTLKEGLNYWTPDNTNTDVPRPNQFGRSLRALQSGTSSFMVQEGDFIRVRNITLAYDIPSKLLTKAKINSIRTYVQVVEPFLFTKYKGIDPEIGVGQYDIYPRYRTFLFGVQASF, via the coding sequence ATGCAGAAATTGACCCTCCTTCTGTTTGTATCCTTTATAACCTGCCTGAGCGTCAGGGCGCAAGACCACCTCCTGAAAGGTAAAGTGCTTGATGCAGAAAGCAAGACACTGCTGCCCCATGCTTCTGTGCGGGCAATTGGCGATGTCTCTTCACAAATTTCAGCCAATGACGGCACCTTCTCTCTCACTGTAAAAGGGAAGATCATCCTGGTGATCAGCTATACCGGTTACAAATCCCAGACTATTAATGTACCCGATTCACAAACTACCATTGACGTGTTACTGCAAAAAGAAACCGATGCGTTGGGTGAAGTGGTAGTGATCGGTTATGGAAAACAGGCGAAAAAAGATGTTACCAGCGCCATCTCCAGTATTTCGGGAAAAGAGTTGAAAGAATTGCCGGTAACCAATATCAATGCCGCGTTACAATCGCGCATTCCCGGCATGCAGGTCACCAATGCCGGCCACGAACCCGGTGCGGGCACCAATGTACGCATCAGGGGTATTAATACCATTACGCAGGGTACCGGGCCAATTTATGTGGTAGACGGGGTAGTGGTAACCTACGATCTCCGCGAAATAAATCCCAATGATGTTGAGTCCATAGACGTATTGAAAGACGCTTCTGCTGCGGCCATTTATGGCTCCCGGGCGGCGGAAGGGGTTGTAATTATCACCACCAAAAGAGCTGCCAGCGGGCGAACCACTGTCAGTTACGACGGTTACTACGGGGTTCAGAAAATGATTAAGACTTATGATTTTGTTGATAATATCGATGATTATGTAAAAATGCGCCGGGCAGGGCTAAGCGATGAAGACCCTGTAGCATGGCCTATGGGCCCCGGTATTGATACCTTATTGTTCAACGGCGATGAACGGCGCAATATGGCTGCCCGTAAATGGACCGATTGGGTAGGACTGGTTACGCATACGGCGCCACAACAAAGTCATACCCTCAGTATCTCGAATGGTGTGGGAAAAAACAAATTGTACCTCAGTGGTAATTATCTGAACCAGGATGGGATTATCAAAGGATCAAATTTTGTACGCTATTCATTAAAAGCGAATGTGGAGTCGGAAATAAACGCAAAATTAAAGATAGGCGTGAACACCAACTTCTCTCATATTAAGAACGATGTAACCAGCAACGAAGTCTATTACAATGCAGTTACCATCAGTCCGTTGATGTCGGCTTATGATTCGGCCGGCAATCCTTCCGCCAATATAGATCCTTCAAGCGGCAACCTGTTATTCAATAACCCGGTTACCCTTACCCAATCGCCGGTACACACTGTTGATGACCGGTTTTTAGGGAACATTTTTGGCGAATACAAGATCATCAAAGGACTTACCTTTCGCAGCAGTTTTGGAATAGATGTATACAAAGATCAGCGCTTTGAATATTATCCGCGTACAACCAGTACCGGGTTCTCCAAAAAAGGCGTAGCCAAAATACAGAATTTCGGCTGGCGTGATTACCTGTGGGAAAATACCCTGGCCTATAGCTATTCTCCTGCTGCCGATCATGTGTTCGATTTTCTGGCCGGCGCCACCTACCAGCAAAGAAGACAGGAATGGAATTACGAAGAAGCCTCAGGTTTCCCTACAGATGATCTTACCTACAAGAACATGAGCCTTGCCAGCAGCCGCGACAACATTTCCAGCGATTATTTTAACTGGTCGGTCGCTTCCTTGCTGGGTCGGGTTATTTATAAATTCAAGGGCCGCTATATCCTTAATGGAACCATCCGCCGCGATGGATCATCCCGGTTTGGCGCCGAAAACAGGTATGGATATTTCCCCTCGGTAAGCGGCGCCTGGCGGGTAATTGAGGAACCTTTTATGGGGTTAAGGGTTCGGTCGGTAATAAACGATTTCAAAATACGTGCAGGCTACGGCGTGGTAGGTAACCAGGAAATACCCATAGACGCTATCTATACCCGAATGAACCCCGCGGCCTATCCCTTTACCGGCACTGCCCCGCAAACTTCAGGCTTTCAGCTGGGAACAGGTACGCAGGGGAATCCCGGGCTGAAATGGGAAAGCCAGCAACAGTTCAATACAGGTTTCGATCTGGCGTTTGCCAAAAACCGGGTAAAAGTAACGTTCGACTACTATAATAAAAATATTCATGATCTTTTGCTGAATAATCCATTGTCGCCTTCGCAGGGATTCGACAACAAGTGGATCAATGTATCGGAAATGAACACCCGTGGTATTGACCTGGACCTGAAAGTGAGCATTATTGAAACCCACAATTTTAACTGGCAAATGGACATCAACTGGTCGAAGTTCAGATCGAAGATCACCAAACTGCTGCCCGGCGTGGATTCATTGAGCCCTTATTTGAAGGTGGGTGAAGCGCCCAACAGCCTTATTGTTGATTATGTATATGATGGTTTATATCAGAAAGGGGATGACTTCTCCCTGAACCCGGGTGCAAGACCCGGTGATGTGCGGGTGAAAGACCTTGATGGAAATGGAAAGATCAACCAGTACGACCGCACTATTGTGGGGCGTACCACTCCGAAGGGCTGGGGCGGTATCTGGAGCTACTGGCGGTATAAACAATTCTCCATGACCGTTTTTGCCAATTATACCTACGGTCAGAAATTAGCCAATAAAGCCTACCAGGATTACCTGTATTACAGCAGCAAAACAGCCACCCGCACCCTGAAGGAAGGACTGAATTACTGGACGCCCGACAATACCAATACCGATGTGCCCAGGCCTAACCAGTTTGGACGTTCGTTAAGAGCGCTGCAGTCGGGCACTTCGAGCTTTATGGTGCAGGAAGGAGATTTTATCCGGGTGCGGAATATAACCCTGGCATACGATATCCCATCAAAGCTATTGACAAAAGCAAAGATCAATTCAATAAGAACCTATGTGCAGGTAGTGGAACCATTCCTGTTTACAAAATACAAAGGCATCGATCCTGAAATAGGAGTGGGGCAGTATGATATCTATCCACGCTACCGTACTTTCCTGTTTGGCGTGCAAGCAAGTTTTTAA
- a CDS encoding AraC family transcriptional regulator, with amino-acid sequence MPQRRSRKRQGFEGQKLIVVPKKIASGFLTKDAITKQIYITDIGYYPKAANHYFERPHGINQHIIIYCVEGRGWVTINKQKMDISPSHFIVLPANTPHKYGAMETDPWTIYWVHFKGDIATYVVNLITNHSQNYLPYLSFNENRIKLFEEICFHFEQGYSADTLRYVNMIFYHFLSSLLYEEKYNQAVKAPGKDAIALTIENMKTKLSTNLSLNDLARAAHMSVTHFCNLFRIQTGFSPIEYFNHLKVQQACQTLAFTPRAIKEIADELGFSDQYYFSRIFSRLMGMSPSEYRKRNRTME; translated from the coding sequence ATGCCACAAAGGAGATCAAGAAAACGCCAGGGCTTTGAAGGACAAAAGCTTATTGTTGTACCAAAAAAAATAGCGTCTGGCTTTTTAACCAAGGACGCTATTACGAAGCAAATATACATTACAGATATTGGCTACTATCCCAAAGCAGCCAATCACTATTTTGAAAGACCGCATGGCATTAACCAGCATATCATTATTTATTGTGTGGAAGGCCGGGGCTGGGTAACCATCAATAAGCAAAAGATGGACATTTCGCCATCGCATTTCATTGTGCTTCCCGCCAACACGCCGCATAAATACGGCGCTATGGAAACAGATCCCTGGACCATTTACTGGGTACATTTTAAAGGTGATATCGCCACGTATGTAGTGAATCTGATCACCAATCATTCGCAAAACTATTTGCCCTATCTTTCCTTTAACGAGAACCGGATAAAACTATTTGAAGAGATCTGTTTTCATTTTGAACAGGGATACAGTGCCGATACGCTGCGCTATGTGAATATGATCTTCTATCATTTTCTATCATCCCTGCTATATGAAGAAAAATATAACCAGGCTGTAAAAGCGCCCGGTAAAGATGCGATTGCCCTTACAATTGAAAACATGAAAACCAAGCTCAGCACCAACCTGAGCCTGAACGATCTGGCCAGGGCAGCACATATGTCTGTTACGCATTTCTGTAATTTATTCAGAATACAAACAGGCTTTTCACCAATAGAGTATTTCAATCATTTAAAAGTGCAGCAAGCCTGCCAAACGCTGGCTTTTACCCCAAGAGCAATAAAAGAGATTGCCGACGAACTGGGCTTTTCTGATCAGTATTATTTCTCCCGCATCTTCTCGCGCTTAATGGGCATGTCGCCTTCAGAATACCGGAAAAGAAACAGAACTATGGAATAG
- a CDS encoding fibronectin type III domain-containing protein, with product MNHQITNGFKQMPDNDLISFGYDVKTGMTGNPVFTAPPAALGTLEKVLPEYQSAITGARGGDEKMRFVRNAKRAEVIALLAELAAYVTAICNGDPALLVSSGFRLRKARGATLLSSIKELKVTIDQAGEAVTLIKRVPGAKAYIHQYTTDPLTGDNVWINQVTTDLSYTFTGLKSKEKYWFQVIAVGLNGQKAASPLVARIIQG from the coding sequence ATGAACCATCAAATAACAAACGGGTTTAAACAAATGCCCGATAACGATTTGATCAGTTTTGGCTACGATGTTAAAACCGGCATGACGGGTAATCCTGTTTTTACCGCGCCGCCTGCTGCTTTGGGCACTCTTGAAAAAGTACTTCCTGAATACCAGAGCGCCATTACCGGCGCACGCGGGGGCGATGAAAAAATGCGGTTTGTCAGAAATGCAAAAAGGGCTGAGGTAATTGCCTTATTAGCCGAACTGGCAGCCTATGTAACCGCCATCTGTAATGGAGATCCGGCCCTGTTGGTCAGCAGCGGTTTTAGGCTGCGAAAGGCGAGGGGGGCAACGCTTTTATCATCTATTAAAGAGCTGAAGGTCACTATTGATCAGGCCGGTGAAGCGGTTACCCTCATTAAAAGGGTGCCAGGCGCCAAAGCGTACATTCACCAGTATACAACTGACCCGCTTACCGGTGACAATGTATGGATTAACCAGGTTACAACCGACCTCAGTTATACCTTTACCGGTCTTAAATCGAAAGAGAAATACTGGTTCCAGGTAATAGCCGTGGGTTTAAACGGCCAGAAGGCAGCTTCTCCGCTTGTTGCCAGGATCATTCAGGGATAG
- a CDS encoding RNA recognition motif domain-containing protein, which produces MRLLISNLNRLTTTSHVVALLGPFGLVTSAVIMTNLKSGYSEGIALVEMEYKAGQMVICELNDCRFMNNYISVEETTPTNNSAFK; this is translated from the coding sequence ATGCGATTATTGATCAGCAACTTAAACAGGCTTACCACCACTTCACACGTAGTAGCACTCCTGGGGCCTTTTGGCCTGGTCACTTCAGCTGTAATTATGACGAATTTGAAAAGCGGTTATTCGGAAGGTATAGCTTTAGTTGAAATGGAATATAAAGCCGGACAGATGGTTATTTGCGAGCTTAATGACTGCCGGTTTATGAATAACTATATCAGTGTGGAGGAAACAACTCCCACTAATAATTCTGCCTTTAAGTAA
- a CDS encoding RNA recognition motif domain-containing protein produces the protein MNIYVSNLSFDVQDEDLKDFFAPYGEVTSAKVITDRETGRSRGFGFVEMSDEAASKKAIAELDGATVENRTISVSVAKPKEDRPSRGNDRGGFNNSKSYNKNRY, from the coding sequence ATGAACATTTATGTTTCAAATTTAAGCTTCGACGTACAGGATGAAGACTTAAAAGATTTTTTCGCTCCTTATGGAGAAGTTACTTCAGCTAAAGTTATTACAGATAGAGAGACTGGCAGATCAAGAGGTTTCGGATTTGTAGAAATGTCAGATGAAGCTGCATCTAAAAAAGCAATCGCCGAACTTGATGGAGCTACTGTAGAAAATAGAACTATCAGCGTATCTGTTGCAAAGCCAAAAGAAGACAGACCTTCACGGGGTAATGACAGAGGTGGTTTTAATAACTCGAAGAGTTATAATAAAAATCGGTACTAA
- a CDS encoding RNA recognition motif domain-containing protein yields MNIQVFNLSLSTEDRDLRRLFSAFGIVTSAEVVRDKLNGRSKCKALIDMPIYGEALQAIESLHQTMLDGKKISVSELQTKPEW; encoded by the coding sequence ATGAACATACAGGTTTTTAATCTTAGTTTGAGTACAGAGGACCGTGACTTGCGAAGATTATTTTCTGCTTTTGGCATTGTAACATCTGCAGAAGTCGTAAGGGATAAATTGAATGGTCGCTCAAAGTGCAAGGCTTTGATTGACATGCCCATTTATGGTGAAGCCCTGCAGGCGATTGAATCACTTCATCAAACAATGTTGGATGGAAAGAAGATATCGGTGAGTGAGCTTCAGACTAAACCTGAATGGTAA
- a CDS encoding RagB/SusD family nutrient uptake outer membrane protein: MFAIIYFIKQRFTLTLLFILLVAAGCSKKLDITPETFVSPEDLYKDEQGATAGVTGIYRKMMELNNGDYYFVGIVGTDEGKTTSFVPTWGGYWQHYDGINSYNGLMGAQNQLVQGTWNSLYKGIVNANIAIKYIPSSAASQTVKDRLLAESKFLRAVFYFKLVQFFGGVPLPTEQPDAVADANGGKPRSSEDEVYALIISDLNFAASTLQPKGTAAVGHANKEAAQTLLGKVYLTRKDYANAKNTLQPLMTLTNVALMPNYADLFNEKNENNIESLFEVQYSNENGNTNGQANTLGGWHIENTYPGGGGHVVIPTDYYDTCFENGDARKDASIRYKFYDKNGNEVDYWWWADVTKPHVKKYDITQGQSLNGGLSSRNLYYLRYADAILMYAETLNELNDVTGALTYLNKIRTRAKLANWETVLGHTPAQQELRDELLKERMRELGFEGWRWCDLKRSGKLLTQTKAYNSDAAPNMTSKNLLFPISSREFELNRALKPGDQNPGF, from the coding sequence ATGTTTGCTATAATATATTTTATTAAACAACGGTTTACCCTGACCCTGCTGTTTATATTGCTGGTGGCGGCAGGCTGCAGCAAAAAACTGGATATTACCCCCGAAACCTTTGTATCGCCCGAAGACCTGTATAAAGATGAGCAGGGCGCTACAGCCGGTGTTACCGGTATTTACCGTAAGATGATGGAATTGAATAACGGTGATTATTATTTTGTAGGTATTGTAGGTACCGATGAAGGTAAAACAACTTCTTTTGTTCCTACCTGGGGCGGCTACTGGCAGCATTATGATGGTATTAACAGCTACAACGGTTTGATGGGCGCACAGAACCAGCTGGTGCAGGGAACCTGGAACAGTTTGTACAAAGGCATCGTAAACGCCAATATCGCTATAAAATATATTCCTTCATCGGCTGCTTCGCAAACGGTAAAAGACAGGTTGCTGGCCGAATCGAAATTTTTACGGGCCGTATTTTATTTCAAGCTGGTACAGTTCTTTGGCGGGGTACCCCTGCCTACCGAACAGCCCGATGCAGTGGCTGACGCCAATGGCGGCAAACCACGTAGTAGTGAAGACGAAGTATATGCGCTGATCATCAGCGACCTGAATTTTGCGGCTTCCACCCTGCAGCCCAAAGGCACTGCCGCTGTGGGGCATGCCAACAAAGAAGCGGCCCAAACCCTGTTGGGCAAGGTATACCTTACCCGTAAGGACTATGCCAATGCCAAAAACACGCTGCAGCCGTTGATGACGTTAACCAACGTGGCCCTCATGCCTAATTACGCCGATCTGTTCAATGAAAAGAATGAGAACAATATTGAATCGCTTTTTGAGGTTCAGTATTCCAATGAGAATGGGAATACAAATGGCCAGGCCAATACCCTGGGCGGTTGGCATATTGAGAATACCTATCCCGGCGGCGGCGGTCATGTAGTGATACCCACCGATTATTATGACACCTGTTTTGAAAATGGCGATGCCCGTAAAGATGCATCCATCCGTTATAAATTTTACGATAAGAACGGAAATGAGGTTGATTACTGGTGGTGGGCCGATGTTACCAAACCACATGTAAAGAAGTACGATATAACGCAGGGCCAGTCATTGAACGGCGGCCTTTCATCGCGCAACCTGTACTATCTGCGTTATGCCGATGCCATCCTTATGTATGCAGAAACCCTGAATGAGCTGAATGATGTTACCGGCGCGCTCACTTATCTGAATAAGATCCGTACCCGTGCAAAACTGGCCAACTGGGAAACCGTATTAGGGCATACGCCTGCGCAGCAGGAACTGCGCGATGAGCTGTTGAAAGAGCGCATGCGCGAGCTGGGTTTTGAAGGCTGGCGTTGGTGCGACCTGAAAAGGTCTGGTAAGCTGCTTACCCAAACAAAAGCCTACAACTCCGATGCCGCACCGAATATGACAAGTAAGAATTTATTGTTCCCGATATCTTCCCGCGAATTTGAATTGAACCGTGCCCTGAAACCAGGCGATCAGAACCCTGGTTTCTAA
- a CDS encoding helix-turn-helix domain-containing protein, producing MNAINSISEFHRLLSLPQPRHPLVSVINLAESVFLEDEIWKGFVNRFYCVALKREAKGKIRYGQQHYDYDKGVLSFTAPNQVQQLDLQNMECGSGYLLIFHPDFLLQHTLANSIHHYGFFDYAVNEALHLSAEEEDDLITILHKIDKECQHIDKHTQEIILTQIESLLKYSNRFYERQFLTRKNNNLALLTRFGQLLDDYFNSDVQGLLTVQYIAAQMNLSPNYLSDLLRVHTGQNTQQHIHEKLIAKAKEKLSTTSLSISEIAYALGFEHAQSFSTLFKKKTNVSPLEFRKAFN from the coding sequence ATGAATGCCATTAATTCCATATCGGAATTTCACCGGTTGCTGTCATTGCCCCAACCCCGCCACCCGCTGGTGAGTGTGATCAATCTCGCGGAAAGTGTTTTTTTGGAAGACGAGATCTGGAAAGGTTTTGTTAACCGCTTTTATTGTGTGGCGCTCAAACGCGAAGCCAAAGGAAAGATCAGGTACGGACAGCAGCATTATGATTACGATAAAGGAGTATTGAGTTTTACCGCGCCTAACCAGGTGCAACAACTGGACCTGCAAAATATGGAATGCGGGTCCGGTTATCTGCTGATCTTTCACCCGGACTTCCTGTTACAGCATACCCTGGCGAACAGCATTCATCATTACGGTTTTTTCGATTACGCGGTTAACGAAGCGCTGCATCTATCGGCGGAGGAAGAAGATGACCTGATCACGATTCTCCATAAAATTGATAAGGAGTGCCAGCATATCGATAAGCATACCCAGGAGATCATTCTGACACAGATCGAGAGCCTGTTAAAATACTCCAACCGTTTTTATGAACGGCAGTTTTTGACCCGCAAGAATAATAATTTAGCGCTGCTCACCAGGTTCGGGCAGTTGCTCGATGATTACTTTAACAGCGATGTACAGGGTTTGCTCACGGTGCAATATATTGCTGCGCAGATGAACCTGTCGCCGAACTATCTGAGTGACCTGCTTCGTGTTCATACGGGGCAGAACACACAGCAGCATATCCATGAAAAACTGATCGCGAAAGCCAAAGAAAAACTTTCCACGACCAGTCTTTCTATAAGCGAGATCGCCTATGCCCTGGGCTTTGAGCACGCGCAATCTTTCAGCACGCTTTTCAAAAAGAAGACGAATGTATCGCCGCTGGAATTTCGTAAGGCTTTTAACTGA
- a CDS encoding LytR/AlgR family response regulator transcription factor produces MNPNPPAPLKVIIVEDLPSFQENAEKLLAQQPGFTLIGTCATVRESLALIKATKPDLLLLDIRLPDGNGFTILEKMLPFQCKVIFLTCYEEYAVRAFRYGAIDFLLKPLDEDEFKEALQKVNNVQPLLQEQLNVTLDSYLESKQLDYIVLRSQQSSQKVYFKDICYLQSDDCYTNFFLNNGMKEVISKPLKYYEEILPDSFLRIHQSYLVNKIYIRRYYSKEGSLHLKDGTQLPVSVRRKNLVHRFFKFW; encoded by the coding sequence ATGAACCCGAACCCACCCGCTCCCCTCAAAGTCATTATCGTTGAAGACCTGCCTTCCTTCCAGGAAAACGCGGAAAAGCTGCTTGCACAGCAACCCGGATTTACGCTTATTGGAACCTGTGCTACCGTGCGAGAATCGCTTGCTCTTATTAAAGCTACCAAACCGGATTTGCTGTTATTGGATATCCGCCTTCCAGATGGCAACGGTTTTACCATCCTGGAAAAAATGTTGCCTTTCCAGTGTAAAGTAATCTTCCTCACCTGTTACGAGGAATATGCCGTCCGGGCCTTTCGGTATGGCGCTATTGATTTTCTATTGAAGCCCTTAGATGAAGATGAATTTAAAGAGGCGTTGCAAAAAGTGAACAATGTGCAACCCCTGCTGCAGGAACAACTTAACGTAACCCTGGATAGTTACCTGGAAAGTAAACAACTGGACTACATCGTATTGCGGTCGCAGCAATCTTCACAGAAAGTATACTTTAAGGACATCTGTTACCTGCAATCGGATGACTGCTATACTAATTTTTTCCTGAATAACGGAATGAAGGAAGTGATCTCCAAGCCGCTTAAGTATTACGAAGAAATATTACCCGATTCCTTCCTGCGAATCCATCAGTCTTACCTGGTCAATAAAATTTATATCCGTCGCTATTATTCTAAAGAAGGCTCGCTACACTTAAAAGATGGAACACAACTCCCGGTATCGGTCCGCAGAAAGAATTTGGTGCACAGGTTTTTTAAATTCTGGTAG